From Scleropages formosus chromosome 1, fSclFor1.1, whole genome shotgun sequence, a single genomic window includes:
- the LOC114911045 gene encoding trace amine-associated receptor 1-like, whose protein sequence is MNQPQTYNNTHFCYESSNRSCPKHDYSITIRAPFYLVLGAIVFLTVFGNLLVIITIAQFKQLHTPTNYLVLSLAVTDFLLGVVVMPPSMVRSLETCWYLGEIFCKIHSSTDITLCNASILSLLLISIDRYYAVCQPLHYHIKITNCVMGTMIIINWTVSLLCGFGTIFLRLNTLDTEHIYNEIIHCEGSCIFLQSKQSSIAFSFLMFFIPCFFIIVLYLKIFFVARRQAYSIQSRVCANVNLKKSRKTVNKAEHKATRTLGIVVGVYLTCWTPFLCTLNDPIMSVSTPVLTECLMWLAYLNSGINPIIYAFFFSWFQKPFKCAFQKILNSKAVQL, encoded by the coding sequence ATGAACCAACCACAGACTTATAACAACACACACTTCTGTTATGAATCTTCAAACAGATCTTGTCCGAAACATGATTATTCAATCACGATACGGGCTCCTTTCTATCTTGTATTAGGAGCCATAGTATTTCTCACTGTTTTTGGCAATCTTCTTGTCATCATTACTATAGCTCAATTCAAACAGCTTCACACTCCTACCAACTACCTCGTTCTCTCACTGGCTGTGACTGACTTCCTTCTGGGGGTAGTTGTAATGCCACCTAGCATGGTTCGCTCACTGGAGACGTGCTGGTATTTGGGCGAAATATTCTGTAAAATACACTCTAGCACAGATATCACACTATGCAATGCATCAATTTTAAGCCTTTTGTTAATTTCCATCGATCGATACTATGCTGTCTGTCAGCCTCTCCATTACCACATTAAAATCACAAACTGTGTCATGGGGACCATGATCATAATAAATTGGACTGTGTCTCTTCTATGTGGCTTTGGTACAATATTTCTAAGGCTGAACACCTTGGACACTGAGCACATCTACAATGAAATAATTCATTGTGAGGGAAGCTGTATTTTCTTACAAAGCAAACAGTCAAgtattgctttttcttttcttatgttCTTTATCCCgtgcttttttattattgtccTTTATCTTAAAATCTTCTTTGTTGCAAGGAGACAAGCCTATTCCATTCAAAGCAGAGTTTGTGCAAATGTGAACttgaaaaagagcagaaaaaccGTGAACAAGGCAGAGCACAAAGCCACGAGGACACTGGGAATTGTCGTTGGTGTTTACCTCACCTGTTGGACCCCGTTTCTGTGCACCCTTAATGATCCAATTATGTCTGTTTCCACTCCAGTACTTACTGAATGTCTTATGTGGCTTGCCTATTTGAACTCTGGAATAAATCCCATTATTTATGCCTTCTTTTTCAGTTGGTTCCAAAAGCCGTTCAAGtgtgcttttcaaaaaatattgaattcaAAAGCTGTGCAGTTGTGA